The region agcagcaggataTTGCGGTGAGCGCAAACGGTCCTCCCTCTTGCTGGTTGCCGGCGCCGTCTTGATACATTGCTGGCTCAGAACCAATCAACAGCTCATCTGTCTACCTCAGGATACCAATAGGTGAGGCATAGGCAGCTCCAGCAAATGCCTTCATGGGCCTGGGGCTGTCCTCAGTCCAGGTGAGGTGCTCAGAACGCGTCTGATAGGTGCACGGTTCCCTTCAACATGGGCAGGTACATCTATGGGTGCTGAAATCCTTTGCCTACCAAGTACCCCGTACCTCTCCCCTCACAATTCCCCGTCCTTCAAAGAGCATGGGCGCGTCTCTGTCTGCGCCTCTCCCTTATCGGCTTGGTTGGCATGGTTGGTCAATCACACACCTTTTGATGATTTCGGAGCCCTTGGTCACTCGCACCCAGTCACCCAGTCCCGTCACCCCAACATGCCACTGGCCCCATCTGGGCAGGTTGCCAGTCCGCTCCCCCAACGAAGAGCCACAGCCAAGAAGCGAGGCAAAACTCGTCTGCGCGACGTCGAGATTATTTCAAGGCCacccagcagccagcagcttACGCCATTCCATCGGGCACGGAAGGTGAGGGTTGGAGCAGAGGTGGAACCGTCAAAGACGGCCATTATGAGAGTAGGCAAATGTCCGTAACCGTACAAAACGCCATCCACACTCCCACGGTAACTACTCCTCTCAGCTTGGTTGACACCACTCTCATgaaaggaggggaaggcaACCTGTTTTGGACGAAATCGGAATCCTTTTCCGCGCACAGAACATCTGTCCCGCCACGCAGAGCCTACACCACCCAGTCCCCGGGCCGTTGCCCTATCCACCACTTGATTCTTACCTAAGCAAACGGCACATCGCTTTCTGTGATGGCCTCTTAGCCATCAATAGATACATACTGCATGGTATGTTGCTGGTTGCCTGTAAACTACCTTTATCAGATGCCTCTCAAAGCCAAGCCTCCTCAATCGTCGATGTCGAGCACCAGTTCGCGCAAACGCTCATCCCGAACCCAGTCAAGACCGCTGCCAGTGACGATAGCACTAGCTGTGCCTTTCATCACTCTCCATTTTCCGCGCGTCGCTCTAAGCTGGGTCTCTAATGTGTCCAGTTCCATCTTGAGCTGTGTATTTCTGACATTGTTGGGTTCTTGCCCGACATTATCAGCAGCAAGGTCAAGCGTTTCCGATGCGAGTTCCACATTTCGCTGTTTGGTTTCTAGATattcaacctcaacctttGCGAGCTTCTCCATGGCCGAGTGCAGGGCCGAGCAGTGCTCAGCGGTGCGCTTTGCTGCATGGTCGCGCTGCTCGATGTGGGATAAAAGATCCCTAGGTATTGGTTAGCGACAGCTTTGGGCCTCCATCTCAGTGCAGCACCCACCGTTCAACAGGCGAGGTGTGAGTGGCATGGTGGATGGCTTTTAGAGTTGGCTGGACCGCCACGACGCTTTCGATAACTATGTCGCGAAGTGACAGTGATGCCTTTGCTTCTAACAGCCGGGTTCGACCGTCTGGTGATCCTTTCCCTTTAAACAAGGAAGTTAGCCACAGAGCATGTGCCAGGCACGCACCATCTCGGTCATGCTGGCAAGTCTCATACACACCTTGGGTGTAGCGCTCTTGTGCTCTGAGAACTGCCAACTGGAGCTGGAGTTGTTGCACCTTGTCGTAAAGCTCCAGGACGCCGGCTTCGGCCTGGGACAGCTCGGGTACAGAGGTCGTTGCATTGATTGCTGCCATGTTGGTGGGAAGAGCTGTAAATTTCGATCCCGTGGTGAATGCTTCGCCGGTCCACACGTGAGCCAGACGCGCCTCGACGCGGTCTTCACCTTTGAAGCAGCAGGAAGCTTTTAGGTCTGCATGACGTAGCAGTGCAGCTAGCTTGAGAGCACAGTGTATTTAACATGGATGCCCCTCTACGGAGTAGTGCAGGTGGTCTTTTGGTGGAACCCAGGTGGCTTGGTGAGCAGCCTGGGGCGACCAAGATACGGTAATCATCCACAACCACAGCCTGTCTGCCTTTCGGCGGCATGTGCGCTCTTGAGCTATACCTTACCTTAACCTCCACCATCAGTATTTTAAGGTTGGAGCCTCCAGGGCAGCTTGATTCAatttttgtgtgttttttcAACCCACAGGTGTGAAGTCGGCTGGGTTCTTCTTACGGGAGACGGCCGACTGCTGCCAACCGGGCATCCCGCGTGTCTATCCGTCCTTTGCACCTGCAGAACACTGAACGGTGAAGCTGAACAAAAACACTCGGGATAAGAAAGAGACGGGCCTTTATCGTTTGCGCACCGTCTCCTTCCGCCGCAGCCCGTTGCGAAACTCTGGTCAACGGGTCCAGCCTTTTCCATTTGTATTCCGTTCTATTCTTGAAAGGCATGTGTCGATATGGCGTCACAGGTGTTGATTGCCCACACGGGTCAGCGCCTGCATCTTGACGCTTCCCAGGCCTCATCGTGCGTTACCCCTCCCCTACTGCTACGCTGTACCCGTGAGAGATGCTGACAGTTTGAGCAGCTTGGACAACCTCAAGGCCATCGTGGCCTTGAATTTATCTATACCCGCACAGTACATCATCGCGTTGACCCCCCAGGGAAGGCCCTTGAAGCCCCAAGCCACCTACACCGAGGTTAGTTAGCTTTCGCCCTGTGGATATGGGTTGGGAGGACATGTGCAGCGTGATGAGGTTGGTCTAACGACGTTGAACAGAAAGAAATCTACATTTACGATAGTCGCCTAGCCCTAGGATCGTCCCCAGGAACACCGCCTCCTGCCCGGTCCGAGCTCCCTATACCCAAGGAATACAGAGTCTCAGACGCCCCGGACTTGATCGAAGACTCGCGCTCTATTCACGCATGGCAAGAGTTGTACAAGGCACGCCAGGTCTGGGCGTTcagggtggtggaagatTGCAGGCAGATGGCTACCGCCGCAGATGACCGCTACAGCGAAATCGATGTTATGCTCCGTTGTCTCGATGCGGCTGTCACCAACCTCGAGTCTGTCATCCGAGGCCTGGAGCCCAAATATGCAGAGCTCACGAGATGGATTCCCACAGCCCGGGCTGACTATGCGGCATTGGCAACAGGATGGGAGGAGTATCTATCGCTTGCACGGAGCATTCCGGTTTCGTCGGCGATGGTCCGGTTCATGACCGGACAGGAGGTCAGCGGCACTAAGGCAAGGCTGCAGCGGCAGACCACTTTGGAAGACCTGATTGATCTGGAAACTACCCGAAAAGCTGGCCGTTTGGCGCCAGCAGCCCTCCGCAAATTCAACAACAGGGTCGCAGATCTAGACAAGGCTGCAATACGCTTATTCCAAGATGCTGAGGATCTCTTCCGGGAGTTTGAGAGGACCATGGCACGGTCAGCCATGGACCATTCTCGTGACGCACATCAGTTATTGCAGGACATTGAAGCGGTGGCCAAGAAAATAGACACGGACTACCAAACGACGCTGGAGTCCACGAGTTCGACCCGGGACGCCCTCTCGCAAATTTCCAAGATTGCGGTCAACCATACCGAGCGCTTGCTGCCAAGCATGGCAAAGCGAGCGGTCGAACTGAGCAACATGCTCCAGTATGCCACACAAGCCAGAAATACTCTTGCGGCCGAGTCCACAGAATTCATGCGGAGCATTGCCGATATCACGTCGCTCAGCAGCAGTGTCAAGGCTCAAATCAATGGGGTCAACCAAGAAGACGAGCTCTCCACGTTTGATCATCTCCGTCTCGTTCAACAAAGTCCGTACATGTACGCCTCCTTTGTCGTTGAGGCGATCAGGCGCCGCGAGTGGCTTGAAAAGGTCAAGCAAGACTCGTCTACCCTTGCCAACGAGATGGCTCTCTTTCAAGAAGAGGAGATCAAGCGGCGCAGAAAGTGGTACAAATCCATTGCGAACACATATGAGCCCCAAACTTCAACGTCAGAGAGTAATGTACCCGGCTTGGAAGTAAATCTGctcggagaagaagagagctGGCCGTCAATGACTCGAGGGGACCTGGAAGAGTTCTTTGCGCTCCTACAAATACCAAAGGCAGACCCCGAGATCGTGAATGACGTGGGAAAGCTGGTGGCAGAGCTGAACAACCCTACAAGACAGCAGTCCAGGAGGATGAAGGCCTTTAAAAACGGCAGCGTGCATGAGGCTGCCCTCGGACGTAGTGGCTTGTTGATTCGCGGTGATGACGACCTACTCCGGACGTTGCAAGATGAGAAAGCTAAGCTAGAGGGCAAGCTTAGAACAGCAGAAAGTCGGGTGCGACGTCTGGAGGATTTGCTTCACCGCCAAACCCAAGCATCACGACCAAGTATCGGCAATCTATTCCAGGTCCCAAGCCAGCAGTTACCGGACCGCAATGACTCTACAATATCGGTCCGGTCACCTCGGATCGCAGACGACCGGAGAGGATCACTTGAGGCGGCTGACGTTTTGGCCCAACGAATTCAGCAGCTCGAGTCTGACCTTGCAgccgagatggagaggtCGGCGGGTCTAGAAAGGGAATTGAATGTGCAGGTGGCCCAGCATAACAATATCAAGGGCCAGTTGAGCGAGGTCAACTCGACGAAAAAGGACCTGTTGGAAAATATGGAGGCTCAAAAGCGGGAGTTTGTGGAGGAGCGAAAGTCTTTCCAGGAGGAGATCCGGCAATTGCAACTGCGCCTGGAGCACACAGAAGACGAGATTGAACACTATGGTGAGTCAAGGGAGCATGAAAAAACCTCTTATGATGAGAGGATTCGCCTTCTTGAGTGCGAGGTGCTTGAGAAGCAGGACGCCCTCCTGAAATTTGAAGGCCAAGTTGAGGTCCTTCGTAAGGAAACAGGCTTGCAGCGGGAGAGGCTGGAGGCCCAGGAGCGGCAGTTGCAGCACGCACAAGACGAGCGGCAAGACCTAGTAAAGAAGGTTGAGGTGACAAGTGAGGAAGCGGGACATCATGTCAAGACGCTACATTCTCTTTGGGGACTGTTGGCGCCAGACGCATCCATCCCGGTCGATCCCACTAAGCTTTCAGAAGCAATTGTTGGCAAAATTAACGATGTACTGTCTCGACTGCAGAGGCTAGACGGAGATATGTCGCTTCTGCGCCTGGATCTCAATTCTTCTCAAAGCGCAGCCAAGATTGCGCAGGCGGAGAGGGCATCACTGGAAGCAAGATTCGATACCTTGCACAAGGCAGTTTCCGAGGAGAGGGCAAAGGTAGCTGCATTAGAAGGCAAACTGGCAGATAGTCGCAGCCAACTCCAACAGCTGCGCTCGAAGTTGGCCGATGGTGAGACTGGTACAGAGTCTCTACGAAAACAGCTCGAgcaacaagaaaagaaaatcatGGTCATCACAGAGGAGCTGGCGTCGCGCACATCGCAGGTCGGCAGCATGGAAGAAGGCGCTCGGCTactcaaggagaagctgaaggAATCGCAGGTCCGGTTGTCGGAGCTGGGAGCTTGGTTTGAATCTCGGACCGAGCATGCAAAAGAAATTACCCAAAGGCTATACGCCCAGAACGAATGTTTGATACGCCTCCTTGAGCGGCTCGGGTTTTCGGTAACCCGTCAGGATGGCAACATGACGATACAAAAGGTTCCGAGGGCAGAACGCTCGACTCAAAGCACAAGTGAGTTGGATCCCAGCATGTCTCTTCGACGCTCCAGCACCCTTAACCTGCGCCCAGTTGCAGACAGTGCCGACCTGAAGCTGTTATACTGGATGGATAGCAACAACAGACAAAGCGAGTCAGCAAGGTACACCGCCTACTTGGAATCACTTGGCTACTTTGACATGGATGCCTTTTGCGAAACCGTGATACGCCGCGTTCGAGATATTGAAAATATTGCCCGGAAGTGGCGAGGATACCGGGACAAGACACACGCATTGCAAAAGGATGCTCACAACAAGATCGCCTTCAAACACTTCAAGGAGGGCGACCTGGCATTGTTTCTTCCTACCAAGAATCAGGCAACAGGTGCTTGGGCGGCATTCAATGTGGGCTGTCCCCATTACTTTCTTCGCGAGAAAGAGTCGCACAGGCTGGACAATCGTGAGTGGATCGTTGCCAGAATCTCGCGGATCCAGGATCGCGTCGTGGATCTCTCCAAATCTCTGCAACATCAGCCTGGAGATCGAAGGAGGCGGTTGTCTACAGACGCGGAGCCATCTAAGGACGACAATGACAACCCCTTCGGCCTGTCTGATGGTCTGAGGTGGTATCTGATCGATGCAGAGGAGGATAAGCCAGGTGCTCCGAATACGCCGGGCCTTGCAAAGTCTACAGTGACGGTAGCTGCCAACAAAGTCGAGGCCATGGCTGACATGCACACCCATGGGCGGTCGGGGTCCAAGTCTGGAGGGCTTGTGGGTCGTGGAGCTGCGCCGTCTGGCATTGAGGGGGTCAGCAAGACACTTTCCAAGAGTCTCGAGAGCCGTCGCTCTAGTACGGGCTCTAGAAAGGCCCTGCCCTTTGCGATTGGTGTTTCTCGAGGTCGGGACAGTGCCGTCGCTAGTGAGACAAACTCTCTCCGTGCTGCGCCAGCCGATACTCCGGTGGCCAC is a window of Podospora pseudopauciseta strain CBS 411.78 chromosome 1, whole genome shotgun sequence DNA encoding:
- a CDS encoding hypothetical protein (COG:S; EggNog:ENOG503P4G0), which gives rise to MAAINATTSVPELSQAEAGVLELYDKVQQLQLQLAVLRAQERYTQGKGSPDGRTRLLEAKASLSLRDIVIESVVAVQPTLKAIHHATHTSPVERDLLSHIEQRDHAAKRTAEHCSALHSAMEKLAKVEVEYLETKQRNVELASETLDLAADNVGQEPNNVRNTQLKMELDTLETQLRATRGKWRVMKGTASAIVTGSGLDWVRDERLRELVLDIDD
- the ATG11 gene encoding oligomeric, coiled-coil, peripheral membrane protein (COG:U; EggNog:ENOG503NU5H), producing the protein MASQVLIAHTGQRLHLDASQASSLDNLKAIVALNLSIPAQYIIALTPQGRPLKPQATYTEKEIYIYDSRLALGSSPGTPPPARSELPIPKEYRVSDAPDLIEDSRSIHAWQELYKARQVWAFRVVEDCRQMATAADDRYSEIDVMLRCLDAAVTNLESVIRGLEPKYAELTRWIPTARADYAALATGWEEYLSLARSIPVSSAMVRFMTGQEVSGTKARLQRQTTLEDLIDLETTRKAGRLAPAALRKFNNRVADLDKAAIRLFQDAEDLFREFERTMARSAMDHSRDAHQLLQDIEAVAKKIDTDYQTTLESTSSTRDALSQISKIAVNHTERLLPSMAKRAVELSNMLQYATQARNTLAAESTEFMRSIADITSLSSSVKAQINGVNQEDELSTFDHLRLVQQSPYMYASFVVEAIRRREWLEKVKQDSSTLANEMALFQEEEIKRRRKWYKSIANTYEPQTSTSESNVPGLEVNLLGEEESWPSMTRGDLEEFFALLQIPKADPEIVNDVGKLVAELNNPTRQQSRRMKAFKNGSVHEAALGRSGLLIRGDDDLLRTLQDEKAKLEGKLRTAESRVRRLEDLLHRQTQASRPSIGNLFQVPSQQLPDRNDSTISVRSPRIADDRRGSLEAADVLAQRIQQLESDLAAEMERSAGLERELNVQVAQHNNIKGQLSEVNSTKKDLLENMEAQKREFVEERKSFQEEIRQLQLRLEHTEDEIEHYGESREHEKTSYDERIRLLECEVLEKQDALLKFEGQVEVLRKETGLQRERLEAQERQLQHAQDERQDLVKKVEVTSEEAGHHVKTLHSLWGLLAPDASIPVDPTKLSEAIVGKINDVLSRLQRLDGDMSLLRLDLNSSQSAAKIAQAERASLEARFDTLHKAVSEERAKVAALEGKLADSRSQLQQLRSKLADGETGTESLRKQLEQQEKKIMVITEELASRTSQVGSMEEGARLLKEKLKESQVRLSELGAWFESRTEHAKEITQRLYAQNECLIRLLERLGFSVTRQDGNMTIQKVPRAERSTQSTSELDPSMSLRRSSTLNLRPVADSADLKLLYWMDSNNRQSESARYTAYLESLGYFDMDAFCETVIRRVRDIENIARKWRGYRDKTHALQKDAHNKIAFKHFKEGDLALFLPTKNQATGAWAAFNVGCPHYFLREKESHRLDNREWIVARISRIQDRVVDLSKSLQHQPGDRRRRLSTDAEPSKDDNDNPFGLSDGLRWYLIDAEEDKPGAPNTPGLAKSTVTVAANKVEAMADMHTHGRSGSKSGGLVGRGAAPSGIEGVSKTLSKSLESRRSSTGSRKALPFAIGVSRGRDSAVASETNSLRAAPADTPVATSPIQQHAVPQVTTQAVDARQTIGADGEEGSSTEAASAQQPRQSLSEVRNPLDSLIGP